A single window of Nicotiana sylvestris chromosome 5, ASM39365v2, whole genome shotgun sequence DNA harbors:
- the LOC104224746 gene encoding probable 20S rRNA accumulation protein 4, with protein MFKNKMGGAFLGMPGSWAGHIHEAADHYTTKIGGLPDWPIPLPTTCVDLLKCSACKNDLCLLAQVYAPISKKNLNIEERAIYVFGCLAPECGSAPVSWRAIRIQKSLSSEGLKSQSYKDVASPVSSVSDSKKDRKKDIWTFDSSEEDDDDDIDLAELARAISEAASVASHSKKQIRGHEVTAETSTPDLAIRELDEKTPVIPCFYIYAEEEKLSKKDASVSSKSILSPIKDKEDDPDTPEETWEVEDYEYDRALNADRIYLKFKKRLDAYPEQCFRYSYGGKPLLASGHAVDPGTCRLCGASRHYEMQLMPPLLYFLQEAVSEKERPVLDNWNWMTLVVYTCSQNCSEYRLDNSSEDGWIVAEEAVVVQYE; from the exons AAAACAAGATGGGGGGAGCATTTTTAGGCATGCCAGGATCATGGGCAGGTCATATACACGAAGCTGCTGATCATTATACAACAAAAATCGGTGGACTTCCT GATTGGCCTATTCCTCTTCCTACCACATGTGTTGATTTGCTCAAATGCAGTGCTTGCAAAAACGATTTATGTCTTCTTGCACAG GTTTATGCTCCAATTTCAAAGAAaaatttgaacattgaagagcgtgCAATCTATGTTTTTGGTTGTTTGGCGCCAGAATGTGGGAGTGCTCCTGTAAG CTGGAGAGCTATTAGAATCCAAAAGTCTCTAAGCAGTGAAGGTTTAAAGAGCCAGTCTTATAAGGATGTCGCTTCACCTGTATCTTCTGTATCAGATTCAAAGAAAGACCGGAAGAAGGATATATGGACATTTGACTCTTCGGaagaggatgatgatgatgacaTTGATCTTGCTGAGTTGGCTAGGGCAATTTCTGAAGCTGCATCCGTGGCTTCTCACTCCAAGAAACAAATCCGTGGTCATGAAGTAACGGCAGAAACTTCAACCCCTGACCTCGCGATTAGAGAACTTGATGAAAAAACACCAG TGATTCCGTGCTTCTATATATATGCTGAGGAAGAGAAACTTTCCAAAAAGGATGCTTCTGTCAGTTCAAAAAGCATCTTATCTCCAATCAAGGACAAAGAAGATGATCCTGATACTCCAGAAGAAACATGGGAGGTGGAAGATTACGAGTATGATAGGGCATTGAATGCTGACCGGATTTACCTTAAGTTCAAAAAGCGATTAGATGCGTATCCAGAGCAATGTTTCAG ATACTCATATGGTGGAAAGCCGCTTCTAGCTTCTGGACATGCTGTTGATCCGGGGACGTGCAGGCTCTGTGGTGCGTCACGTCATTATGAGATGCAACTGATGCCTCCGTTGCTATATTTTCTGCAGGAAGCAGTCAGCGAGAAAGAGAGACCTGTTTTGGATAATTGGAATTGGATGACTTTAGTAGTCTATACTTGCTCACAG AATTGTTCAGAGTACCGTCTGGATAACTCTAGTGAGGATGGCTGGATTGTGGCTGAGGAAGCTGTTGTCGTACAATATGAATAG